The Setaria italica strain Yugu1 chromosome IX, Setaria_italica_v2.0, whole genome shotgun sequence genome has a window encoding:
- the LOC101753230 gene encoding uncharacterized protein LOC101753230, with protein MKLLEIEQGEGLRARKREAEERIRDYDPKQGGVYYTRFYYAYDLASFDHDEESPIPPMRFTNAVYKSNDDYELCEAVNILSMKVGSLDIEFPIHVYGTVIVRDSLDK; from the exons ATGAAGCTGCTGGAGATTGAGCAGGGCGAGGGGCTCAGAGCTCGGAAACGGGAAGCCGAGGAGCGCATCCGCGACTACGATCCCAAGCAGGGGGGCGTCTACTACACCCGATTCTACTATGCCTATGACCTCGCCTCTTTCGACCACGACGAGGAGT CGCCCATTCCGCCGATGAGATTTACTAATGCGGTCTACAAAAGTAACGACGACTATGAGCTGTGTGAGGCAGTAAACATCTTATCTATGAAGGTAGGCTCCTTGGATATTGAATTCCCAATCCATGTCTATGGCACTGTCATTGTGAGGGACAGCCTTGACAAATAG